tttattggaCAGCTGTGTTTCGTGAACATATTCTAACATAGTGTCCGCTGTACATgacaccttttaatatatttgtgatGTATGAGTGATGACACATGTGCCAAGGAGATTTGCACGTAATGTCCATGCAGTTAGGGCACAATTCGCATTGTCGGTAAATGTCTTACCATACTCATCTGATTTCAGATACGCTTGGCCCATAGGACCCACTAGTGGTCGATTGTCCATCACCAATTCTGTACAACACAATCCCACATCAACAACGTGACAACCACATTAGATAGTAAAGTGATACTTTTtgtatatcaatattaataaagatcCGCCCCAGATTACAAATTGGTCGTACAACAGAATTTCATACGCTGTTCCAAATCAAGAACGAAACATTAAACaagtttatatgtaattttaatattataatccaACAATTTTTAACcgataatttttctaaatcaaaacaaaaatcagACAAAGATTATGTAATTGCCTTCTACAATAAGTTGAATTTAGTTTACAAGATTTAGTTCTTCATTTGTAACAGTGTATAATTGAATCAAGCATACGGCAATATAAggctgtaataaatattatttgatttattacttaCCAGGGCGCGCGCGATGCGCTGCGGGTGCGGGCAACTGCGCAGCTACACCGAAGCCACCGAGTTTGACAGGTGCGCAGTTGTCACGTCCGGCTAACAGTACGCAATGAGGTCGCACGTCACGGTGGACGATGTCATTCTCATGACAGTAGCGCAATGCTTCCAAAATCTGACGCATGTAATGGCTACAAGGGAGATATATGTGTTTATACTCATGTTGTGTTACCCACACtaagtttgaattaaataagttCACGCTCAAGGTTCACATTCGGCACTGAGGGACCTACTTAGGAAACCATTAAACCTCACCATGGGGTCTAAGTAAAAGGTAAAAGGTGTGTgggtaatgtaataaaataattaatataattaatgataacaaataaaataagacagTAGCAAAAGATATCATAGTTGTATTGAAACAGAAAATCCTAAAGAGAATGAAAAAGTGTTGCTTGGTTATAAACCGAATCGACAATTGACACAATATTgccataattaaaattaaagttaacattaaatGTTGGTGATTTCAACAAATAGGCAGTAGTAGATTaaagacattattttttttacttttatttaaatccctTTCAATCtttacaaaaagtaaaaaaagttcATATTTCGCTGTACACAAAATAATCCAAATAAAACTGTAACTATTGCATAATGAAAATAAGATCAAAGCAAAAAAATCCATTGCTAAAAATCCTATATTCCCTTTACAAATTCCTCAAAAAATTTCAATGTACtgctattatttttgtattacaactagctgtcgcccgcgactccgcgtccgcgcgcagttaaaaaatgggggggggggtatgaaaaaaagatgttggccgattctcagacctactcaatatgctcacaaaatttcatgagaatcggtcaagccgtttcggaggagtacgggtacgaaaactgtgacacgagaattttatatattaattagattGATATTCTGATATCCACAATATATACTTTGATATACCTAtcaacaattttcttttaatagtaATACTGTTAggagtatttaaataaaaattaagatgaAAGCTTTGTTTTGGCTATATgtgtttgtatataaataatcaatagcagttattacttattacaaatataaaacaaataaccgATATATTGTGTTCTTTGTTTGTGATCTCATAAGAGATGAAAAGTGACCTTTTTCGTCGAATGAGACATGACAAAAAGTTCATGTATAAATTGTCATCTTACCAAGCTACTGCTTCGCTGTATACAAATCCGGCAGTCGCCCTACGTACAACTTCAAAACAGAGATCAGATCCATCCATGCTGAaaagaattgaataaaattaactattatcatcattcttgtaaattaaaaaaaaactatatacagTGAAACCTGCATAAGCGAGAGTTCTTGGGACTGCGATATTCTCGCTTACAGAGGTTTCTCAcagcttatagaggtttctcgcttacctaggttcgactgtatattCGAACATATAATTAATGGTTAGTTagcaattaaacaaaaattgaaaCTTGGTTGAAATTGGTAATTTTGTTACTTCAAAAAGGTTGAGttgaatcattattttttgtcaGTTGTAATCCACAGTAAGTTCcccaataatttaaaataacattcatatgaaaaagtataacaaaacttacaaatactattttcatttcaaacattaattttaattttcaatacatGGAGATTACACGACCCCAACTCATTGATCTCAACTGTAGATAACATGAACTCATGATATAAgatttaatcttataaattcCTCTTCTGGGAAAAGTTCCAATagataacaaatacaaataataaatgatattgaTCAAAGACaatactgtttttattttaatagtcatattattttttatatgaataatgaCAGGAAAAAAGCAAtaaccattatttttataaaataaaaacaatacttacTATTCAAAAACCATATAGAGCATTCCCTCTGAGCTGTACGTCTCCAATAGCTCCACAATATGAGGGTGCTTCAACATATGACATATTGTAGCTTCTCGTTTAAGATCTGAAGAtatgaaagataattttatcgtTACATTTTGCagaaagatatttattatcaGAACAATCTCaaagtaaagttataaaatttcctaagtaaaatgcataagaattgtaaaacacaatatttaaataatacacagttacaatttataatttttaacacttattctaacagaaataaaacaataagaaaaatgttttccaaTTGGAGAATTGGTAAGAGACATCACTAAAATGATTTTTGATAGTGTTTCAACAatcgaaatataaaacaaaaaatagtcTATCACTATAAATAGTCAATGtactaataaaagtaaattttttatgtaaatatttatgtggTATATAGATCATCGGTGGCTCGGGGGTTAAGAACTTGAGTTGCAATCTGctggtcctgggttcgaatcccgccaatgtatttttcgatttacatatgtacatttatccggcGATCTTATGGTgtaggaaaacatagtgatgcaacctgcccatatctgagaagaaattcaatgatatgtgtgaagtcaacccacactgggccagcgtggctgactatggcctagtcactcctaacttggggtagactccgagcctCTAAGTGGGGATTTATAATGAACTGATGATAATTTATGTGGGAATTACACACCTGCTGTACTAAGACCTGGGCTTGCTGTGAAGCGAGCTACATCAACAATCTTCACTGCAAACTGCTGTCCAGTCTGACGGTGCACACAGCGTCTTACAAGGCTGAATGGGCCcctataaaatagtaatttcttatatttgATCCACTATGTTATTGCTTAAGTTCACTTATTAGAATTAATCAGGTCAAAGTAACATGTTATCCATAATTAATTCACACATTGCTGAAAATTATAGGTCAAAGCTTGGtagtactaaaaataatatctttcttactaatattataaatgcatgaTAAATCCACAATGGTTTAAACATTGTTAtggaaatttggcacagatatagaacatagtcttgagtAGCACATGAGATATCTTTCACccattttttattgcttattgCTTTGCAAACAAAGGCCAATGAATATTGACAttacttacaaaaatatttaagattaaataaattaaatgtctaTCATTTCATTCCTTTCAATTTATCTAATAGTAGGTCTTAAATAGGTCAGACAAAAGTTATCAATTGTACAATTGTGTACAAAGTTGTATCTTTTTTTCTAAGAATCAGGAATTTTGGCCACCAATCACTAGCTTCATAAATTGGATAGAAAAGCAAAATAATGGTAGAggaaaatgcaaaattatgcATCTCActatgaatttaaaacaattcttgTCATAGTTTATCAGTAGAATATATAGGTtatcctttttaaatatactatgtaatatatatttggtTTGGtttataaactataatattgAACGTCATAATAAGAATTGCATTTTAAAGCCAATAATGTTTTACCAAAAGGCAGCTTACAATAATCATGTTACAGGAACTCgagtcaataaattaaatttcccaaagacaaagtttaaattaaatataggtttacttttttttttaatagaagaaattttacacaaacttaaaaataatgtatactcACTTGCCAATTATTTCACACAATTCATAAACGTCGTCGAATAAAACTTCGTCCTCAGCCATTTTTAGCaataatacaaacaatttttttagaaaaagtgATCAAATATCATTTTCAAAAAAGGTATAACTTTAGAACACGAAGGTTACGCCCCGAGAGGAAAATCCGAATTTCAAAAGGTTTAAACACTTCATAAGAACACTAAATAATAcagaagataaaaaatttgtaaGCGAATAACAAACACTACGAAAATGTGCAATTATGTGCAATTTGTgcatatttaaatgaagaaaatCCGCGACAATTCGCTCATTTTTCTTTTGCTGTACAGTACTTCACTGTGTgatcttcaaaataaaattttacagtgATTCTCGTAATATACGTATGTTTGAGTTCTGTTTACAGGTTTAACGATAAATtggaaattgtaaaataattaatttattcccttattttctatttactttTGACATTTACGAGGGGTTGCAAATATTGGATTTGAAGTGAGCAGCACTTGCACTGTGTTGTCATCTAATACTTTAGTGTTGTGCAATgacaaattttcttttttaagagtggcaataaaattttaattgtgcaaatatcaaaaatcttattcaaatattttcctgTAGGAATGCCAAAATGATTTTGTCccacttaaaattatatttaacaaagaaaaacagTACCATTGAAGTATACGGGGATCAGTAACTACAGCGACAAGAACTTGaagtttttctatttgtaatgttttcttacttatttttgctttattttgaattattaattttatattatttttaattcctcccaagtagggttggcgacaggcaggcaaatttctttaacaatttgtttaattgGGCTTTAAGTAACTTTATCTAATGAGTAATGAAagaaaacacaataaataaaataaataatgataatttatttctgaatACTGATTAGTTGTTTCTAATAAAGTATTTGCATAAcgctatttctattttattagacctttcaatgttttaattacaaatttaatattggttAAAATggcaaattataatttttttataggaaatgttttctacaaaaaaattaatttattcaaatttcacACTTAGGTActctaaagtatttttatagcttacgcctaaaatttttttcgttaaaaacttattctaaggtaattaaatagtaaaatacagGCGGAATTTTACTTCTGATTACATCGTATGACAGTACTgtttacttttcttttaaaatattcgcaATCGGGGACTGTTATAACTATGCTGGAGTCATCGGTTTTAGCATTTCTCGCCTTGTTAATGCTTACTAGGTAACTGCAGTTATAATCTAACTCGTAGATATCAAACGAAGTTTCctggaaaataaatagattaatttattaccaAACCAgttgctatttaaattattaagactTTTGCTTCGCAAGTAGTAACGTACGTACGTAAGTACTAAACGTTAtttggtatttaaaaacattaatacttCTACGAAAGTAACCTAAACATAGGTCAATATTGTTGAGTGATATTAAAACTAGTATGCCTCTACATTAGAAACATTTACTGGCCACGGAAAAGCCATAAaagcattgaaattaattaaattacttgttAATACAAACCTCGGTAATTGCTAACAAATCTTTAAACTGTTTTTGGggattttgacattttattgttttccaaTGAACGAagaatctgtaaaaaaaaagtagtaacttaaaatattgaaatataaaaaagaaattataaaattggtaAGAGTACCTATTgctgaaatagaaaaaaaaatcttaacctTACGAGGTCctgtttctttaaaaagtagTACCTCACGTTACTAAACATTCCCATtggaaaaaagaatttttactaCTAGTACCATCCTTTTGGgatatgtttatttgttcGAAGTACCATAGCTATAGtcaattaggtttttttaatttttcaattaacccTTACTTGAATATTATCTCTTgatgttaatataaatgcttaccttttacttttatcattgtttttaaaaatcgattccCAAGAGATTTTAGCTTTGAGCTTATGATCAAcccaaataattttatttaatttaagatttcttattttcttatctttttcGTTTTTTCGAAGTGGTTCTGGTGGTCtttctgaaattattattattaaaagtaaagtttatttgttaacctaattttattattgatagcATTTACGTGTATTTAACTACCatcgtttttatttgttgtattATAGAAAATGGCTGCCTTTTCACTTCGTAACTTTCCAAGACCGTACTGGCTTATACTTTGTACTTGTAAAAAGTACATTGAATTAGGCtgtaaatcttttattattacgtaTGACTGCTCCTGAAAGtagaaaaatagttttctGTATTAGAAATTCACACAACTGCAATAATATCTAGTATTTAGacgtataaaaacttaatctGGGATACTATGGTCAAAATATCTTTCTCTCTCTGTCTTCCTAGCTTGTATCCGATATGGTgtcagttttgtttatttcttccaATTGTGGcagtttaagaaataattgatttaaaaacataccTTTGGCACACTCTGATGATTAACTAGGACCGAATCCAGTTCTCTACCCAGTCCGCGTACTCTTCTACTCCAGAAAACTTTGTAACGCATAATCGGCAGATCGGATCGTGGTTCCTTCCATTCTAATTTTATCGTCACGTTCCCtgaaaacattcacataagtTTATATCATTCTAATGAagtggtaaaaaaaaacgatgaatagtaaaattataatctcaATTTAGTAAATGCTACACGTGTCATTGTTGAATTTACACACAAATTAATCTTAAGTAgaaagccaaaactttaatgaTTTGTACAATCTTATTCTGCTCATTCTAAGAAACGTAGCAAAATAGGTGAATGATTCTTATGAAAATTACGTTAAAGCTACGTGTAATTACCATTTTCGGAATTGATCCGTTGCACTTTAAGTTTCTTTGGCGCGGGAGGAGGTCTAGGCCCTTTTCGCGGAGTGAACGGTGCGCTAGGTTCGGAAAACCCTCGAGTCCCTGATGCACTGACCGCTGCCACTCTAAACCGGTACCATCGACCAGGTTTCAAATGGTTACGAAGAGATACCTTCGTcctaaagtataaaaaaaggtattaGTACCTACAAAAGAACATAAAAGAGCGGAAGTCATCTAAACGTTCTTTTTCAAAGTCGAAATAGTTTATGAATACTGTCACGTATGTGAATTGCCAcctatgttttgtcaaagaggGAGTCGAAGAGACTACATTAATATCGGAGGTGCTTCGGCAATTTAAACTCGCAGTACCATccgtaaatattaaatagcaatCTGATTGCAGGTACATAATCAACCTGCGGATATCCAAACTTTTCTTGAAGTATTTACAAACTATTACAACTTAGccgttgttatattttataaataatgaggATGAATCTAACCATTGCGCGGTTATGCGATACGTAACGGAAAGCTGCTTGAAATCGaacagttttaaatttcatcaactttttattgtaaagtaCATCATTttccgtgggtttctaagaccaaaatctcggtttaaaacatctatatatataaaagaaagtcgtgttagttacactatttataactcaagatcggtcgaactgatttagctgaaaattgatggggaggtagcttagaactaggagacggacataggaacttttttatcttgtgtgcatttttttttattccgcgcggacgaagtcgcgggtaaaagctagtattgatatatttgtaatgtcAAAGATAAGGACagatacagagattttggtctcaggaACCCacggttattattttaaggtcTAGTTAATATATCTATTTGCTAACTGTTATCAACTTAATATTCGcgttacatttgttttaattatttgatcttatattttttatgtcacTAATTAATGCGATACCAACGTTATTTAATAGCTCTATAATCAAGTGTTTAATCAATGATGTAATATGCAGCTTCATCATCTACCAAATTGTTTCTGAGAATGTTCTGCGAATCAGATAGTCTAGTCATTggtcttattttattacaactcGTTAATATCAAGATGgcagtttttttaacatagtaTCACTTGTGTATTTAAAACGAACGCAAGAAATGTTATGAAGTTAAACTCTATCGATGATTGACAACGTGAAACGACTTAGGCTGAAATTTATAGTCGGTACTCGGACTTAGCTCCGACTTGACTTAGGTTTATCTTATGGCAAACTCATCTAAGCATTTGCTTAAAGCTATCTCAGATTCGAATTTATAGTCGTTCTGGGCTGAGATTTTGTCAGTGTTGCCAATTTAGCgtattttatgcaaaatttgGCAGAATTTTAGTACGTTTAAcacatttttcttcatttagcatatatcattatttttattaccatattaacttttataggtataaataaaatttaaaaatgaacatgaTGCATTTTAGACGTATTCAAGAAATCACCAGgtaatcattatatattttttaatataatttagttcggCATTCATAACAACGAGTATAGCAGATCCACTTTAATAGGCCACATTTAATACTTGCAggactttttaaaaagatagtaTATTGAGGCATATTATAACAGGTCTTTAAGCACATTTTGAAGTAGCCGAGGTGGCAACAGTGATTTTGCTAAGCAACAGAGTTTTACAAAGTTTCTATTCGCACATTATCTTCTTGGTACTTCTcagtatttagaaaaaatatatttaaaatacatgatccatatatcatttaacttattaatttaatcgaatagttgtatttatttataatttgctatcgaaattataagcaaaacgacgaaattaacatttttaaattaacacttttgtaaaattatggtTAGGTATACGGTAGAACGGAACGAGATTATTTGACTTGACAAAGTAAATGACAACGtcaaacaaataacaacaaaattaattagattttgttattgttgaggttaatatctttatttttgttgactCTTGCATTCCATTACGCTTTTCTA
Above is a genomic segment from Papilio machaon chromosome 9, ilPapMach1.1, whole genome shotgun sequence containing:
- the LOC106709954 gene encoding anosmin-1, whose amino-acid sequence is MRTKIIIVLLCLTPMILSKVRRYSRLQTEPLSKTRCDLVCYDARKEDKVQCRSTCRSQERKPGTCPSTDHPRWVAACIEACNSDAQCDGTQRCCRHGCSSACSEPVDLLTIAGLPALPTLEEIKERRRSVIIQWSDGVGDAARTVPGRVLYLLEEQHHLGPKYEEAGLGEWNLLMRTNKTKVSLRNHLKPGRWYRFRVAAVSASGTRGFSEPSAPFTPRKGPRPPPAPKKLKVQRINSENGNVTIKLEWKEPRSDLPIMRYKVFWSRRVRGLGRELDSVLVNHQSVPKEQSYVIIKDLQPNSMYFLQVQSISQYGLGKLRSEKAAIFYNTTNKNDERPPEPLRKNEKDKKIRNLKLNKIIWVDHKLKAKISWESIFKNNDKSKRFFVHWKTIKCQNPQKQFKDLLAITEETSFDIYELDYNCSYLVSINKARNAKTDDSSIVITVPDCEYFKRKVNSTVIRCNQK